The following coding sequences lie in one Streptomyces albofaciens JCM 4342 genomic window:
- a CDS encoding cysteine desulfurase, whose product MTKLPGLLDTEAIRKDFPILDRQIHDGKKVVYLDNAATSQKPRQVLDALNGYYERYNANVHRGVHVLAEEATALYEGARDKVAAFINAPSRDEVIFTKNASESLNLVANMLGWADEPYRVDQDTEIVITEMEHHSNIVPWQLLSQRTGAKLKWFGLTDDGRLDLDTIDEVITDRTKIVSFTLVSNLMGTVNPVEAIIRRAQEVGALVCIDASQAAPHMPLDVQALQADFVAFTGHKMCGPTGIGVLWGRQELLEDLPPFLGGGEMIETVSMHSSTYAPAPHKFEAGTPPIAQAVGLGAAVDYLTSIGMENIAAHEQAMTEYAVRRLLEVPDLRIIGPSTAEDRGATISFTLGDIHPHDVGQVLDEQGIAVRVGHHCARPVCLRYGIPATTRASFYLYSTPAEVDALVEGLEHVRNFFG is encoded by the coding sequence GTGACGAAGCTGCCGGGCCTCCTCGACACAGAGGCGATCCGCAAGGACTTCCCGATCCTGGACCGACAGATCCACGACGGGAAGAAGGTCGTGTACCTGGACAACGCGGCCACCTCCCAGAAGCCCCGCCAGGTGCTGGACGCGCTGAACGGGTACTACGAGCGCTACAACGCCAACGTCCACCGCGGTGTGCACGTGCTCGCCGAGGAGGCCACGGCGCTGTACGAGGGTGCGCGCGACAAGGTCGCCGCCTTCATCAACGCGCCGAGCCGCGACGAGGTGATCTTCACCAAGAACGCCTCCGAGTCGCTCAACCTCGTCGCGAACATGCTCGGCTGGGCGGACGAGCCGTACCGCGTCGACCAGGACACCGAGATCGTCATCACGGAGATGGAGCACCACTCCAACATCGTGCCGTGGCAGCTGCTGTCGCAGCGCACCGGCGCGAAGCTGAAGTGGTTCGGGCTGACCGACGACGGCCGGCTCGACCTGGACACGATCGACGAGGTCATCACCGACCGCACGAAGATCGTCTCCTTCACGCTGGTCTCCAACCTGATGGGCACCGTCAACCCGGTCGAGGCGATCATCCGCCGCGCCCAGGAGGTCGGCGCGCTGGTCTGCATCGACGCCTCGCAGGCCGCCCCGCACATGCCGCTGGACGTGCAGGCACTCCAGGCGGACTTCGTCGCCTTCACCGGCCACAAGATGTGCGGCCCGACCGGCATCGGCGTCCTGTGGGGCCGCCAGGAGCTGCTGGAGGACCTGCCTCCGTTCCTCGGCGGCGGCGAGATGATCGAGACGGTGTCCATGCACTCCTCGACCTACGCCCCCGCGCCGCACAAGTTCGAGGCGGGCACGCCCCCGATCGCGCAGGCCGTCGGCCTCGGCGCGGCCGTGGACTACCTCACCTCGATCGGCATGGAGAACATCGCCGCGCACGAGCAGGCCATGACGGAGTACGCCGTCCGGCGCCTGCTGGAGGTCCCGGACCTGCGCATCATCGGCCCCTCCACGGCCGAGGACCGCGGCGCGACGATCTCCTTCACGCTCGGTGACATCCACCCGCACGACGTGGGCCAGGTGCTGGACGAGCAGGGCATCGCGGTCCGGGTCGGCCACCACTGCGCACGGCCGGTCTGCCTGCGCTACGGAATTCCCGCGACCACGCGAGCGTCTTTCTACCTGTACTCCACCCCGGCCGAGGTCGACGCCCTGGTCGAGGGGCTGGAGCACGTCCGCAACTTCTTCGGATGA
- the sufU gene encoding Fe-S cluster assembly sulfur transfer protein SufU gives MKLDSMYQDVILDHYKHPHGRGLRDGDAEVHHVNPTCGDEITLRVRLNGATVEDVSYEGQGCSISQASASVLNDLLVGKELGEAQKIQETFLELMQSRGQLEPDDAMEEVLEDAVAFAGVSKYPARVKCALLSWMAWKDATAKALSEEAKTA, from the coding sequence GTGAAGCTGGATTCCATGTACCAGGACGTCATCCTGGACCACTACAAGCACCCCCATGGGCGCGGTCTGCGGGACGGCGACGCCGAGGTGCACCACGTTAACCCGACCTGCGGTGACGAGATCACCCTGCGCGTACGGCTCAACGGTGCGACCGTGGAAGACGTGTCGTACGAGGGCCAGGGCTGCTCCATCAGCCAGGCCAGCGCGTCCGTGCTCAACGACCTGCTGGTCGGCAAGGAGCTGGGCGAGGCGCAGAAGATCCAGGAGACCTTCCTGGAGCTGATGCAGTCCCGCGGCCAGCTGGAGCCGGACGACGCCATGGAGGAGGTGCTGGAGGACGCGGTGGCGTTCGCCGGTGTCTCGAAGTACCCCGCCCGCGTCAAGTGCGCCCTGCTGAGCTGGATGGCTTGGAAGGACGCCACCGCCAAGGCCCTCTCCGAGGAGGCGAAGACCGCATGA
- a CDS encoding metal-sulfur cluster assembly factor has translation MTDNAVTTRPASEEEVREALYDVVDPELGIDVVNLGLIYGIHIDDANIATIDMTLTSAACPLTDVIEDQARSATDGIVSELKINWVWMPPWGPDKITDEGREQLRALGFNV, from the coding sequence ATGACCGACAACGCAGTGACCACGAGGCCGGCCTCGGAGGAAGAGGTCCGTGAGGCCCTGTACGACGTCGTCGACCCCGAGCTGGGCATCGACGTCGTCAACCTGGGCCTGATCTACGGCATCCACATCGACGACGCCAACATCGCCACCATCGACATGACGCTCACCTCGGCGGCCTGCCCGCTGACCGACGTCATCGAGGACCAGGCGCGGTCCGCCACGGACGGCATCGTCAGCGAACTCAAGATCAACTGGGTCTGGATGCCGCCGTGGGGCCCGGACAAGATCACCGACGAGGGCCGCGAGCAGCTCCGCGCGCTCGGCTTCAACGTCTGA
- a CDS encoding VOC family protein, which produces MAVSLYQLAVDAHDLKGLAAFWARVLDWRILYEDDEEVIIAADENALPGITFLSVPETKAGKNRLHIDLTPDDQAAEVERIIGLGAGRVDVGQGADVTWVVLADPEGNEFCVLRPKKSLLD; this is translated from the coding sequence ATGGCCGTTTCGCTGTACCAGCTCGCCGTCGACGCCCACGACCTCAAAGGGCTCGCCGCCTTCTGGGCCCGCGTCCTGGACTGGCGCATCCTGTACGAGGACGACGAAGAGGTGATCATCGCCGCCGACGAGAACGCCCTCCCCGGCATCACCTTCCTGTCCGTCCCCGAAACCAAGGCGGGCAAGAACCGCCTGCACATCGACCTCACCCCGGACGACCAGGCGGCCGAGGTCGAGCGGATCATCGGCCTCGGGGCGGGGCGGGTGGACGTGGGGCAGGGGGCGGATGTGACGTGGGTCGTTCTGGCGGACCCCGAGGGCAACGAATTCTGCGTGCTGAGGCCGAAGAAGTCGTTGCTGGACTGA
- a CDS encoding DMT family transporter encodes MVYVTLAGAILSEILATTAMKYSDGFSRLWPSLGTALGYVVAFALLAKTLKTMDVGTAYAIWSGAGTAVVAAIGMVFLGEAATAARIIGVLLVIAGVVVLNLGGAH; translated from the coding sequence ATGGTGTACGTGACGCTTGCCGGGGCGATCCTCTCCGAGATCCTCGCGACGACCGCGATGAAGTACAGCGACGGGTTCAGCAGGCTGTGGCCCTCGCTGGGCACCGCGCTGGGCTATGTCGTGGCGTTCGCGCTGCTGGCGAAGACGTTGAAGACCATGGACGTCGGGACGGCGTACGCGATCTGGTCCGGGGCCGGGACGGCCGTCGTCGCGGCGATCGGCATGGTGTTCCTGGGGGAGGCGGCGACCGCCGCGCGGATCATCGGGGTGCTGCTCGTGATCGCGGGTGTCGTCGTGCTGAACCTGGGCGGGGCGCACTGA
- a CDS encoding TetR/AcrR family transcriptional regulator: MPRRYDPGRRQRIIDAAIRVVAGRGIAGLSHRAVAAEADVPLGSTTYHFASLDDLLTAALRQVNGEWLAGIEEWVRGVDPDVPLADELTRLVEESLGGDRSRVELEYELYLAALRHEAVRPLAAECLDTMAELLRRRTGDAGTARALVGLIDGLMLQHLLTGREFDRAEVRDAVARVIG; this comes from the coding sequence ATGCCGCGCCGTTACGACCCCGGCCGGCGGCAGCGGATCATCGACGCGGCGATCCGGGTGGTGGCCGGGCGGGGCATCGCCGGGCTCAGTCACCGCGCGGTGGCCGCCGAGGCGGACGTACCGCTCGGCTCGACCACGTACCACTTCGCCTCGCTGGACGACCTGCTGACCGCGGCGCTGCGGCAGGTCAACGGGGAGTGGCTGGCCGGGATCGAGGAGTGGGTGCGGGGCGTGGACCCGGACGTGCCGCTCGCGGACGAGCTGACGCGGCTGGTCGAGGAGTCGCTGGGCGGGGACCGCTCGCGGGTGGAGCTGGAGTACGAGCTGTATCTCGCGGCCCTGCGGCACGAGGCGGTGCGGCCGCTCGCGGCCGAATGCCTCGACACGATGGCCGAACTGCTGCGGCGGCGGACCGGTGACGCGGGGACCGCGCGGGCGCTGGTCGGGCTGATCGACGGGCTGATGCTGCAACACCTGCTGACGGGGCGGGAGTTCGACCGCGCTGAGGTGCGGGACGCGGTGGCGCGGGTGATCGGCTGA
- the dapD gene encoding 2,3,4,5-tetrahydropyridine-2,6-dicarboxylate N-succinyltransferase, translated as MTDAATSSASSRTTGAVAAGLATVTADGTVLDTWFPAPELVAEPGPAGTERLTAERAAELLGEAAPKAVGPDPRRGVEVVAVRTVISSLDDKPLDAHDVYLRLHLLSHRLVKPHGQSLEGMFGLLANVAWTSLGPVAVDQLETARLNARAEGLHLQVTSVDKFPRMTDYVMPAGVRIADADRVRLGAHLAAGTTVMHEGFVNFNAGTLGTSMIEGRISAGVVIGDGSDIGGGASTMGTLSGGGKQIISIGERCLLGAESGIGIALGDECVVEAGLYVTAGTRVTMPDGQIVKAAELSGADNILFRRNSTTGVVEARPNKATWGGLNEVLHSHN; from the coding sequence ATGACCGATGCTGCTACCTCCTCCGCTTCCTCCCGTACGACCGGCGCCGTCGCCGCCGGGCTCGCCACCGTCACCGCCGACGGCACCGTCCTCGACACCTGGTTCCCCGCGCCGGAGCTGGTGGCCGAGCCCGGCCCCGCCGGGACCGAGCGGCTGACCGCCGAGCGCGCCGCCGAACTGCTCGGCGAGGCCGCGCCGAAGGCGGTCGGTCCCGACCCGCGCCGCGGTGTCGAGGTCGTGGCCGTGCGTACGGTCATCTCCTCGCTGGACGACAAGCCGCTGGACGCGCACGACGTGTACCTGCGCCTGCACCTGCTCAGCCACCGGCTGGTCAAGCCGCACGGGCAGAGCCTGGAGGGCATGTTCGGCCTGCTGGCGAACGTCGCCTGGACCTCGCTGGGCCCGGTGGCCGTCGACCAGCTGGAGACCGCGCGCCTGAACGCCCGCGCCGAGGGCCTGCACCTCCAGGTCACCAGCGTCGACAAGTTCCCGCGGATGACGGACTACGTCATGCCGGCGGGCGTGCGGATCGCCGACGCCGACCGGGTGCGGCTCGGCGCCCACCTCGCCGCCGGCACCACCGTGATGCATGAGGGCTTCGTCAACTTCAACGCCGGCACGCTCGGCACCTCGATGATCGAGGGCCGGATCTCCGCGGGCGTCGTCATCGGCGACGGCTCGGACATCGGCGGCGGCGCCTCCACCATGGGCACCCTCTCCGGCGGCGGCAAGCAGATCATCTCGATCGGCGAGCGCTGCCTGCTCGGCGCCGAGTCCGGCATCGGCATCGCGCTGGGCGACGAGTGCGTGGTCGAGGCGGGCCTGTACGTGACCGCGGGCACCCGCGTCACCATGCCCGACGGCCAGATCGTCAAGGCCGCCGAACTCTCCGGCGCCGACAACATCCTCTTCCGCCGCAACTCCACCACCGGCGTCGTCGAGGCCCGCCCCAACAAGGCCACCTGGGGCGGCCTGAACGAGGTGCTGCACAGCCACAACTGA
- a CDS encoding EI24 domain-containing protein, translated as MRDLVAGTGYLGKGQRWVARHGRWWGFGMIPALIALVLYAGALVALAFFAGDLAAWATPFADGWGSPWQGLLRGLFVALLFAGGLLLSVLTFTAVTLLIGDPFYEALSERVEETEGGAPPGPGLPLWRELWISLKDSVHVLVRAAGFGVLFFVLGFLPVVGQTVVPAIGFCVSGFFLTVELTSVAMQRRGIPVRERLRMLRGRKGLAVGFGTPLVLLFLVPFVAVFLMPGAVAGATLLVRDLTDDGGEAEEEATQEADGVTAAQPSGPPSARW; from the coding sequence ATGCGCGATCTTGTAGCGGGAACGGGGTACCTCGGGAAGGGGCAACGCTGGGTTGCCCGGCACGGCCGGTGGTGGGGGTTCGGGATGATTCCCGCGCTCATCGCTCTCGTGCTGTACGCGGGGGCGCTGGTCGCGCTGGCCTTCTTCGCGGGCGACCTCGCGGCCTGGGCGACGCCGTTCGCCGACGGCTGGGGCTCGCCCTGGCAGGGGCTGCTGCGCGGGCTGTTCGTCGCGCTGCTCTTCGCGGGCGGGCTGCTGCTGTCCGTCCTGACCTTCACCGCCGTCACGCTGCTGATCGGCGACCCCTTCTACGAGGCGCTGTCCGAGCGCGTCGAGGAGACCGAGGGCGGCGCCCCGCCCGGTCCCGGCCTGCCGCTGTGGCGGGAGCTGTGGATCTCGCTCAAGGACAGCGTGCACGTCCTGGTGCGCGCGGCCGGTTTCGGTGTGCTCTTCTTCGTGCTGGGCTTCCTGCCGGTGGTCGGGCAGACCGTGGTGCCCGCGATCGGCTTCTGCGTCTCCGGCTTCTTCCTCACGGTGGAGCTGACCTCGGTGGCGATGCAGCGGCGCGGCATCCCCGTACGGGAGCGGCTGCGGATGCTGCGCGGCCGCAAGGGGCTGGCCGTCGGGTTCGGTACGCCGCTGGTGCTGCTGTTCCTGGTGCCGTTCGTGGCCGTGTTCCTGATGCCCGGCGCGGTGGCCGGCGCGACGCTGCTCGTCCGGGACCTCACCGATGACGGCGGGGAAGCGGAGGAAGAAGCCACGCAGGAGGCGGACGGGGTTACCGCTGCGCAGCCTTCAGGGCCGCCGTCAGCTCGCTGGTGA
- the dapA gene encoding 4-hydroxy-tetrahydrodipicolinate synthase, whose translation MSISDAPSAVAPPPFGRTAVAMVTPFRADGTPDLDGARRLAAHLVAEGCDGIVLSGTTGEAPTTTDAEKEALVRAVVGAVGDRARITAGVGTGDTRHGTELARAAERAGAHGLLVLPPPYSRPGQEAAAHHLRTVADATGLPVMLYDIPGRTGTALAADTLLRLAEHPRVQGVKDCAYDLMKTAKVLAATGLAYYAGCDEQTLPLRAIGAAGCVSTVANAAPREVRAVLDAYDAGDPAEATRRYQRLVPLIEAMMAGEHPGAVTAKALLNVLGLPAGPVRAPLLAAGPQVTSELTAALKAAQR comes from the coding sequence ATGAGCATCTCCGACGCTCCGAGCGCCGTCGCCCCGCCGCCCTTCGGCCGCACCGCCGTCGCCATGGTCACCCCGTTCCGCGCCGACGGCACGCCGGACCTCGACGGCGCCCGGCGCCTGGCCGCGCACCTCGTCGCCGAGGGCTGCGACGGCATCGTCCTCAGCGGCACCACCGGCGAGGCCCCGACCACCACCGACGCCGAGAAGGAGGCCCTGGTGCGGGCCGTCGTCGGGGCGGTCGGCGACCGGGCGCGGATCACCGCCGGGGTCGGCACCGGCGACACCCGGCACGGCACCGAACTGGCCCGTGCCGCCGAACGGGCGGGCGCGCACGGCCTGTTGGTGCTCCCCCCGCCGTACTCGCGCCCGGGCCAGGAGGCCGCCGCGCACCATCTGCGCACGGTCGCGGACGCCACCGGCCTGCCCGTGATGCTCTACGACATCCCCGGGCGCACCGGCACCGCGCTGGCCGCCGACACCTTGCTGCGCCTCGCGGAACATCCGCGCGTCCAGGGCGTCAAGGACTGTGCGTACGACCTCATGAAGACCGCGAAGGTGCTGGCCGCGACGGGTCTCGCGTACTACGCGGGCTGCGACGAGCAGACCCTCCCGCTGCGGGCGATCGGCGCCGCCGGCTGCGTCAGCACGGTCGCCAACGCGGCGCCCCGGGAGGTACGGGCGGTCCTCGACGCGTACGATGCCGGCGACCCGGCGGAGGCCACCCGCCGCTACCAGCGCCTCGTCCCGCTCATCGAGGCGATGATGGCCGGCGAGCACCCCGGCGCGGTCACCGCGAAGGCGCTGCTGAACGTGCTCGGGCTGCCCGCGGGACCGGTCCGCGCGCCGCTGCTGGCGGCGGGGCCGCAGGTCACCAGCGAGCTGACGGCGGCCCTGAAGGCTGCGCAGCGGTAA
- a CDS encoding endonuclease/exonuclease/phosphatase family protein has translation MSAQTPPHIPPHAPTRTPRRRTLRRSAGLTAVIAAALTGGLLAVPQSASAAGTRIHDIQGTTRLSPFAGKQVADVPGTVTAVRAFGSARGFWVQDPRPDRDPATSEAVFVLTGKQTPKAAVGDSVRVSGTVGEYYPGGERAGLQSVTEITDAAWTVVSSGNPLPAAFKLTPSSVPDRYAPSAGGKSIENLPLRPNAYALDRYESLEGMRVSLTDASVVGPTNTHHELWATAEPRHNRTVRGGALYGSYRDPNSGRVKITSLIPFDRRPFPVADTGDLLTGTTAGPLDYDNFGGYGIAATELGTLTDRGPARETTREQRADELAVATYNVENLSPRTPPAKFARLAEALVKNLASPDIVALEEVQDDNGTTDDGTVSANATLKQLTDAVKEAGGPSYAWRQIDPVNNQDGGQPGGNIRTAFLYNPARVAFTDIAGGDATTPVKVTGSHGRPRLTASPGRIDPGNAAWANSRKPLVGQFSFQGRPVFVVANHFTSRGGDQGLDSRFQPPARTSETQRVQQAEAVHAFVEDVLTVDPKADVVVAGDLNDYQFSPALKALTKDGVLTDLVDRLPRGERYGYVYQGNSQVLDHMLTSRHLRRVDYDIVHINAEYADQSSDHDPQVLRLKR, from the coding sequence GTGTCCGCGCAGACACCGCCGCACATACCGCCGCACGCCCCGACCCGTACGCCCCGCCGCCGCACGCTGCGCAGGTCCGCCGGCCTGACCGCGGTGATCGCCGCCGCGCTGACCGGCGGGCTGCTCGCGGTCCCGCAGTCCGCGTCGGCCGCGGGCACCCGGATCCACGACATCCAGGGCACCACCCGCCTGTCGCCGTTCGCCGGGAAGCAGGTCGCGGACGTGCCCGGCACGGTCACGGCGGTACGGGCCTTCGGCTCGGCCCGCGGCTTCTGGGTGCAGGACCCGCGGCCGGACCGGGACCCGGCCACCAGCGAGGCGGTCTTCGTCCTCACCGGCAAGCAGACACCGAAGGCCGCGGTCGGCGACTCCGTACGGGTCTCCGGTACGGTCGGCGAGTACTACCCGGGCGGCGAACGGGCCGGCCTCCAGTCGGTCACCGAGATCACCGACGCCGCCTGGACCGTCGTCTCCTCCGGCAACCCCCTCCCGGCGGCCTTCAAGCTCACCCCCTCGTCCGTGCCGGACCGTTACGCCCCGTCCGCGGGCGGCAAGAGCATCGAGAACCTGCCGCTGCGCCCGAACGCGTACGCCCTGGACCGCTACGAGTCGCTGGAGGGCATGCGGGTCTCGCTCACCGACGCGTCCGTCGTCGGGCCGACGAACACCCACCACGAGCTGTGGGCGACCGCCGAGCCGCGCCACAACCGCACCGTGCGCGGCGGCGCGCTCTACGGCTCGTACCGGGACCCCAACTCCGGCCGGGTCAAGATCACCTCGCTGATCCCCTTCGACCGGCGCCCCTTCCCCGTCGCCGACACCGGCGACCTGCTGACCGGCACCACCGCGGGCCCGCTGGACTACGACAACTTCGGCGGGTACGGGATCGCCGCCACCGAGCTGGGCACGCTCACCGACCGCGGCCCGGCCCGCGAGACCACGCGCGAGCAGCGCGCCGACGAGCTGGCGGTGGCCACGTACAACGTCGAGAACCTCTCCCCCAGGACGCCGCCCGCGAAATTCGCGCGGCTGGCCGAGGCGCTGGTGAAGAACCTCGCGTCACCGGACATCGTGGCCCTGGAGGAGGTCCAGGACGACAACGGCACCACGGACGACGGCACCGTCTCCGCGAACGCGACGCTCAAGCAGCTCACCGACGCGGTCAAGGAGGCCGGCGGCCCGTCCTACGCCTGGCGGCAGATCGACCCGGTGAACAACCAGGACGGCGGCCAGCCCGGCGGCAACATCCGCACCGCGTTCCTCTACAACCCGGCCCGCGTCGCGTTCACGGACATCGCCGGGGGCGACGCCACCACCCCGGTCAAGGTGACCGGCTCCCACGGCAGGCCCCGCCTGACCGCCTCGCCGGGCCGTATCGACCCCGGCAACGCGGCCTGGGCGAACAGCCGCAAGCCGCTCGTCGGCCAGTTCTCCTTCCAGGGCCGCCCGGTCTTCGTCGTCGCCAACCACTTCACCTCCAGGGGCGGCGACCAGGGCCTCGACAGCCGCTTCCAGCCTCCGGCCCGTACGTCGGAGACCCAGCGCGTCCAGCAGGCCGAGGCGGTGCACGCCTTCGTCGAGGACGTGCTCACGGTGGATCCGAAGGCCGACGTGGTGGTGGCCGGCGACCTCAACGACTACCAGTTCTCCCCCGCCCTCAAGGCGCTCACCAAGGACGGCGTCCTGACCGACCTCGTCGACCGGCTGCCGCGCGGCGAGCGCTACGGCTACGTCTACCAGGGCAACTCGCAGGTGCTGGACCACATGCTCACCAGCCGCCACCTGCGCCGGGTGGACTACGACATCGTCCACATCAACGCGGAGTACGCGGACCAGTCGAGCGACCACGACCCGCAGGTGCTGCGACTGAAGCGGTAG
- a CDS encoding alkaline phosphatase PhoX, which produces MPLTRRDFAKRSAAGAGIALTGSVGVLATAPGAVGRERAEQGPPETDGPTAPAGTRGDAPGYGPLIDDPAGILALPAGFTYEIITRAGVTKLESGEPTPSNHDGTAAFEGPRGATLLVNNHELKGPRAKWPHPVPLADGLVYDPAAAGGCTVVEVSRDGTHITERVGIAGTSTNCAGGRTPWGTWLTCEETEDKAGQNGMTKDHGYVFEVDPHDLRAARAPRPVKALGRYAHEAVVVDPRRGHLYLTEDADRPNGLLYRWTPPHAFRHGRGRLRVLADEAGVLAAFRCYDSGGRFVDDLSRATKTGTVYGVDWIEVPDRDARRTPVRKQFADGMITRARKLEGMWWADGGAYIVSSYARDESPVRHDGQVWFYDPRRRTLTLKVLLGTDPDPAEDGAFDGPDNITVSPYGGLIIAEDGEGVQHLFGATDDGRTYPIARNDLNIGTPEAPAYSEFTGPVFSPDGRTLFANIQEPGIMLAVRGPWGRQG; this is translated from the coding sequence ATGCCGCTCACCCGCAGAGACTTCGCCAAGCGCTCAGCCGCCGGTGCCGGGATCGCCCTGACCGGCAGTGTGGGTGTCCTGGCCACCGCGCCCGGTGCCGTCGGGCGGGAACGCGCGGAACAAGGACCACCGGAGACGGACGGGCCCACCGCGCCCGCCGGCACACGCGGAGACGCGCCCGGCTACGGGCCGCTGATCGACGACCCGGCCGGCATCCTCGCCCTGCCCGCCGGATTCACGTACGAGATCATCACCCGGGCCGGCGTCACCAAGCTGGAGAGCGGTGAGCCCACCCCCTCCAACCACGACGGCACCGCCGCCTTCGAGGGCCCGCGCGGCGCCACCCTGCTCGTCAACAACCACGAGCTGAAGGGCCCGCGCGCGAAGTGGCCGCACCCGGTCCCGCTCGCCGACGGCCTGGTCTACGACCCGGCGGCGGCCGGCGGCTGCACGGTCGTCGAGGTCTCCCGGGACGGTACGCACATCACCGAACGGGTCGGCATCGCCGGCACCTCCACCAACTGCGCGGGCGGCCGCACCCCCTGGGGAACCTGGCTGACCTGCGAGGAGACCGAGGACAAGGCCGGCCAGAACGGCATGACCAAGGACCACGGCTACGTCTTCGAGGTGGACCCGCACGATCTCCGCGCGGCCCGCGCCCCCCGGCCCGTCAAAGCGCTGGGCCGCTACGCCCACGAAGCCGTCGTCGTGGACCCCCGACGCGGCCACCTCTACCTCACCGAGGACGCCGACCGCCCCAACGGCCTCCTCTACCGCTGGACCCCGCCGCACGCCTTCCGCCACGGCCGCGGCCGGCTGCGCGTCCTGGCCGACGAAGCCGGCGTCCTGGCCGCGTTCCGCTGCTACGACTCCGGCGGCCGCTTCGTCGACGACCTCTCCCGCGCCACGAAGACCGGCACGGTCTACGGCGTCGACTGGATCGAGGTCCCCGACCGCGACGCCCGCCGCACCCCCGTACGCAAACAGTTCGCCGACGGCATGATCACCCGCGCCCGCAAGCTGGAAGGCATGTGGTGGGCCGACGGCGGCGCGTACATCGTCTCCTCGTACGCCCGCGACGAGAGCCCCGTCCGCCACGACGGCCAGGTCTGGTTCTACGATCCGCGCCGCCGCACCCTGACCCTGAAGGTGCTGCTCGGCACCGATCCGGACCCCGCCGAGGACGGCGCGTTCGACGGCCCCGACAACATCACCGTCTCCCCCTACGGCGGCCTGATCATCGCCGAGGACGGCGAAGGCGTCCAGCACCTGTTCGGCGCCACCGACGACGGCCGCACCTATCCCATCGCCCGCAACGACCTCAACATCGGCACCCCCGAAGCCCCCGCCTACAGCGAATTCACCGGCCCGGTCTTCTCGCCCGACGGCCGCACGCTCTTCGCCAACATCCAGGAGCCGGGGATCATGCTGGCGGTCAGGGGGCCGTGGGGGCGGCAGGGGTGA
- a CDS encoding LLM class flavin-dependent oxidoreductase: MSTRTSTTTTTTQTAGRAAGDTDTGTYAAGDPSPRSPRLRTPFSVLDRSRTRQGHPEATALRDTVGLARHAEALGYHRFWVSEHHSVPGVAGSAPTVLAAAVAAATSRIRVGTGGVMLPNHRPLVVAEQFGVLEALFPGRIDMGLGRSVGFTDGIRRALGTDKEAADSFATQLSELTAYFTDGPRPHPQVHARPAEGLRVPAFVLATGAGADIAARAGLALVIGDPRGRDTMQAAIDRYRATFEPSPLWPHPYVIVSGTVAVAETPEQAHRLLLPEAWSLAHSRTHGVFPPLEPADSITAREPGLSPKQRAFYESALTGHIHGTEPEVAAQLDELLTQTGADEFLVTTSTYDRGALAESYERLARVVGLSGSVQPDRAAG; encoded by the coding sequence GTGAGCACGCGGACGAGCACGACCACCACGACGACGCAGACGGCCGGTCGGGCGGCGGGGGACACGGACACCGGCACGTATGCAGCCGGGGACCCGTCCCCCCGCAGCCCCCGCCTCCGTACCCCCTTCTCCGTCCTCGACCGCTCCCGGACCCGCCAGGGACACCCGGAGGCCACGGCCCTCCGCGACACGGTCGGCCTCGCCCGGCACGCCGAAGCCCTCGGCTACCACCGCTTCTGGGTCTCCGAGCACCACAGCGTGCCGGGCGTCGCGGGCTCGGCACCGACGGTCCTCGCCGCCGCGGTGGCCGCCGCGACCTCCCGCATCCGGGTCGGCACCGGCGGCGTCATGCTCCCCAACCACCGCCCGCTGGTGGTCGCCGAACAGTTCGGCGTCCTCGAAGCGCTCTTCCCCGGCCGCATCGACATGGGCCTCGGCCGCTCCGTCGGCTTCACCGACGGCATCCGCCGCGCCCTCGGCACCGACAAGGAAGCAGCCGACTCCTTCGCCACCCAACTGTCCGAACTCACCGCCTACTTCACCGACGGCCCGCGCCCCCACCCCCAGGTGCACGCCCGCCCCGCGGAGGGCCTGCGCGTCCCCGCCTTCGTCCTGGCCACCGGCGCGGGCGCGGACATCGCCGCCCGCGCCGGCCTGGCCCTGGTCATCGGCGACCCGCGCGGCCGCGACACGATGCAGGCCGCCATCGACCGCTACCGCGCCACCTTCGAGCCCTCACCCCTGTGGCCCCACCCGTACGTCATCGTCTCCGGCACGGTAGCCGTGGCCGAAACCCCCGAACAGGCCCACCGCCTCCTCCTCCCCGAAGCCTGGTCCCTGGCCCACTCCCGCACCCACGGCGTCTTCCCGCCCCTCGAACCGGCCGATTCCATCACCGCCCGGGAACCCGGCCTCTCCCCGAAGCAACGCGCCTTTTACGAATCCGCCCTGACCGGCCACATCCACGGCACGGAGCCGGAAGTGGCGGCCCAACTGGACGAACTTCTGACGCAGACCGGCGCCGACGAGTTCCTGGTGACGACGAGTACGTATGACCGGGGGGCGTTGGCGGAGTCCTATGAGCGGCTGGCGAGGGTGGTGGGGTTGTCCGGTTCGGTCCAGCCGGATCGGGCAGCGGGGTAG